The region gatagaacgaagcaactagcatagcaatgatagtagtgagatccagggtagcggtcatctttcctgaaatcccgcaaggaagaagaacgagtccatgaagaagacgaacgggagcagtcgaacgaatcctcacaatcataACATTACcaaaactaagaagcaacaccggaaataaacaaacaacatggtaaatgcacaagcataaacatggcatgatgcacaatcaagtatgatgcatgtccggtttaaagaggcatggcatggcaaggtgcaacaAACAATCCtaaaaattaaatggagctcaacatgcaaaacacaacatcaattatttagttcactcccggttagggactcaacaatattaaatgttggttaacatggcaagaggtgaagcttgacaaaactaactatttaggcaagtttaaatgaggccggaataacaaacaacaagtctggaaaatcctcatgtccatattttagttttggtactgttctgccctaaaccatattttagagttgttaaacatgcaaagtaatatcaccatgttaaactaggcatttttccaccccatttacatataaagtttatttaaaaccaagctacggttatttagttatgaaataaatcattttagcatggcatttagcaaatttaaacaaacaacattttaaaacaTGGAAGAAAGTGGCAAataattaatctacacaaaattctaagcattttacatatataaaacattttaatatgatgcacggttcatgagttattatatgcatgaagtttagggtccaATCTGTAAAAATGCAGTTTACTGGATAAATAGATAAATTCGCTGAACAGGAAAAAAAACAGGCATGGGCTGAATCTGAGGCGGACtaggctgctcacattgggcctaaaGGCTGAGGCGGAGGAGGCCAACTGGGGCGCTGGGCCTCGCTCAACGGAGGGGGCCACTGGGCCGAAGCAGAGGTGAAGGGCGACGCGGGCTGAACCGAGCGGGACTTGGCGCTGCACAGGACAGGGGCGCTTGAGGGTGGCCTCACCTAGTGGGCTTCGGCCCGGTTCAGTGAAGGCAACAGTCTGAGGGGCGGGGTCACCGAGCTGGGCCTTGGCTCGGGCCCGATCTGGAGGGCGCTGGAGGCTAGCGCTCCTATTCTGACGAAGCAGAGGCCGCGACagggctggcgaggcaggggacggCGGCAGCGATGGCTTCGGCGCAGGCAGGCGGAAGCAGAGCTCGGCTGCGGGACTTGGCGCCGGCGAGGGACCCCGGGAACCGGCCGGATCCGAGGCCAGGGCGGCGGTGGAAGGCGACGGTTTGGCGGCTGGTGTCCATGACACCGAATGTTGTCTGAAGGACGAAGACAGAGGGAATTCAGAGAAGAAAACAGGGAAGTGAAGAAGAAAAAGACGGCGAGGGAGATGGCAGGGGCGCGACGGGGCCTGTCTGGGGTTGCcggcgacgacgaggccgttcgtcGAAGGCGCGAAGGCGAGGCCATGCTTGCAAGGGCGGCAAGGCAAGCCCTAGCTTGAGGTGTCCATGGCTACAGGAGGGGCGCGCTGGAGGAGTTCAGGTCGGAGGCGGCCCTGGCGTTCCCTGATtcagcaaaagagagagagagagagagagccagctTAGCAGAGGGAGGAACCAGAGAAGGGAGAGAAAGGAACCAGGAGGGGGCACGGCGAGCAGTTCCTGCTGGTGCTCGGCGTCGAGGTTCGTCGGGGCAGAGAAGGAGCTGCTGGTTGGGTGGATCGATGGATTGGACAGCGCTGAAAACGAGGGAGATGGTTGGGTCGGCTGGAttgggagggatcccgaggaaaacaaagtggcggcggcggcgataggATAGGGGAGGAATGGATGGGACAGGGCTAGGGTTAGACTATATATAGGCAGGGGATTAGGGTAGGAGTTATttaggtccctccgatcgtaatcggacggttcgaaaaaaataggctagggagtccaaataataaaacggagatgttttatagatgtttggggatgatctgaacccATCGATAACGaaagcccgggtcgggttcggggaagttttcggaCGCACGAAAGAGGGGGGTCGGTGGCTGGACAAGAGGGGAACGCTTACACGGTTGGTCTCGGAATGGTcaacgaagccaagggggacgcgGGAACCACAAACGACTACAagaggatgcaagtttgaaaacaatgacggcaacagagtgtcgatgcaatgcgaatgatggcatgagatgaaatgcaagacctgaacaaaaagcaaaaaaaagaacccaaccacggaggaaaaaatataacacatctccggaaaaggcaagagttggagttacgaatgtggaaagttgtatccggggcgttacagaggcTCTGCGGCTTGAGGAGAAGGAGGAGCACGCGCGGCGAGCCGCAATGCCGCCGCCCCAGCAGATGCCGGAGGAGGCTGCCCTGGCAGCGTACCAGGCGGCGTTCGGGAGGGTTGGCCCTGCTCCCATCTTCATCGACCTCATCGGCGGTGATGGCGATGGCGACATCGACGTCAAGGGCAAGGGGTGACGACGTCCAGGGCAGTGTGCGGGTGCagatttttttatgttttaattaatgtttaattaGGTTTGAGTGGACTTTGGTCGGCGGTTGACCGGCCatttatgtttaattatgtttatttTCGCGAGCTATTTTTTTTCCACACCGGCACATTCGGGTTCGTCCCCGTTGGGCGGTCAAGCCGACCCATTTGAGAATGCGGACGCGCACATCCgcccggccgacccaaacggacgaaaaGCGAACAAAGCATGCATGCGTTTGGTTCgctccgttggagttgctcttgtaCACACCCTCAGCTTCATAGACGCATGCCAGTGCATTTTCGTTGCGAGATCATTTTCACCGACGGGCCTCTCCGCTAGCTGCCTGGCCAGACCAGGTACGCTTCTCTGTTTCTCTCTGCCgggtaaggctggtcatagtggggagtaacttagactagtgtagtctaagttactaccttcataatgcaaagtaacataatagtagtatcatGTATGGCTTCATTTATTAACTTATAGACTCATCTTGTTTCGGGatgcgttatgttacagtaacatatcatgttaccacctctcattaactacttgccacgtaagcacaatttttttgaaatgcgctatgttattacctaagttactcccactatgactagcctaatggAGAGTGCTACGTACAGGCGGATCTCCCTTCCGCTCCTGCAGGTCGTGCCTTCACCATGGCGAAGGAGAGGCAGGGGAAACCGTCGCGTCACACGAACAGCGCCGCGGTGCGCGGCACGCACGGCGACTGGAGGAGCTAGCGGCAAACCGGGGTAGGAGTACGTACAGATGGATGGTGGTTCAGCCACGCACTGGGAAAGGTGACTTGGTCGCTGGCGCCTGGGTACTAGCGCCTCCCGGGTTTCGCCGATCACCAAACAGCGGAGAGGTGCTGGCACCACCTCTATACGCGTAGGGAGGCGAGCCAATCAACTCGGCGGTCAGTCGGCTTACTTTACCACTGGCCCCTGTCCCTGTTGCCTGCTGCTCAGTGCGCGGAATGGCAAAAGACATAAATTTAACATCAGAGTGAAACTATTTTACAAACTAAACTGTTTTGAAATGTATTTCACCCAGCTACCCCTAATATGCAGCGCCTGGCAGCAAAGCGTTGCACTCTACTATGGAGCACCTAACACTCAAGCGTCACATCTATGCAGCGCCCGACTGCTAGGCGTTGCACTACACTGTGCAGCGCTAGCTGTAAAGAGCAGCACAGTTTAGTGCAGCGCCTAGCTATCAGGCTATGCATAAAAGGGTCTGCAAAGTGTGAGTGTGAGTAGCATGACTGGTCCAACGCTAGCAAGAATTCTTTTCAGAACATGGCCCTACGGGGGCGATCCATCTTGGCCACGGTGCCCTTGGAGAGCGGGAGCACCGACATTGCCATGAGCGGGGATCGTAGAGAGCACATCAGAAGTGAGTGTCANNNNNNNNNNNNNNNNNNNNNNNNNNNNNNNNNNNNNNNNNNNNNNNNNNNNNNNNNNNNNNNNNNNNNNNNNNNNNNNNNNNNNNNNNNNNNNNNNNNNNNACACATGCACTACCTGGGATGCATCGCTCAATCTTCATAGGCAAGAAGTCCAGGGCGATAGCGGGCAACTtcgcatacggatgtatatagacatattttagagtgtagattcattcattttgctttgtATATAGTCGTTTGTTGAAATcttcaaaaagacaaatatttaagaatggGGACAAGAAGCATATTTTTCACATGCCCGTTTTTTCTCGGATAGCTGCCAAAAATCGATATCGATTTTTATTTTCATATATTTTTCACTACTAGCCATGAATGAATGGCCTTTGGAGCGTGAGTGTGAGTTGGGTAGCATGACTGGTCCAACGCTAGCAGAAATTCCCAGGCGTGATGGGAGGGCTACGGCGTGAACCTTGGCATGAGGATCCTCTACCGTTCGGCAGCCTGCCgttctatcactgacatgtgggcctgtggaaaacctggcccacatgtcagcggcccAACGTCACTTAGCGCATGGCAGAGGAGCCGTGTCCGTGAACCTTGGTGCAAGCTCACGCCATACCGTAGTCTTCTCCACTCAGGGAGTCTTGCATGCAGCGACCGCGACACCACGGAAAAGCCAATAACCGGGTCAAGCACCGGTGTGCTCGATCCGTTTCACAAGCGGTTACTTTTTCCTGTACCGTCGAAACATTTTTTTTAGGATGTCGTTGAATCATTCTACCGGTTGGAATACAGCAGCGACAGCGGCTCATGTTTAAATCCAAATGAAGAAGTTCATATTTTTGCCGTACCATATTTTGTTTTTCGAGCTACGCTTAGCGTAGGAGTATGGCTTCAGAGCATCCACAGTGTGATGTTTTGCTGCCTCTAAGGCAGCCTCTAAGGCCATAGAGGCAGACGCTATACAATGTGAGAACAGCCTCTAAGCCAAATTTGCTTAGCATCGATGCTATGCTTGAAGGCAGCCTTCAACTCTGTTCATGCAATAAAATATTTCACTGGCCCTACATGTCATAGAAGAAGAGTATGCATGTGTCATGTCAAGAGGATGAAAGGGAGCCCCTTGGTAATCAATATATTATACATAGTGGGAACACCTTAGAGGCTGGTAACATTTGTTATACACTGCGGAATTTTGAGCTGACTCTAACAGCAGGACGTGAGTCCCGGCTTGGAGGCAAGCCAGCCTCTAAACGCTGTGGATGCCCTCAGAAGCAGTTTTGAAGAGGAGGATCGATCATGAAAATCGCAGGCGTCCAACCATGATTCGATCCGCTGGGCCATGCCGTGTAGCCACGCACGTGAGACAGCCCCGCCTCGTCCGGCCGACCCCACGTCTCCCTCAATCTCTCCCCGACCCGCTACCGCCACACGGAGGAGCACACGCGTGCGGCTGGGGCAAGGGAGGACCCACGTGTCATCCCTTGTTCCCTCCAGGTTCCACCAGCTGCCAGGTGGACCAAGCAGTTCACCCGCGTGATCCGCCTCGGCCGGCGCGCCCCCGCAGCTTCTTTCTTTCCCCAGGCAAGCGAGGTCGGTACAGCGGCGATTAGCAATAGCTAGCCAATTAACTAAGAGTAAATCAAGATTAAGCGTGCGTTAACTATCGTGCTAATTCAAGCACAGGTTAGTCAATAGCGCCCACGCCACCCAAGTCAGTGGCCACTGGCCTGACCATGATGCGATGCGAATCCAAACATAGGACGGAGAGGGACGGGCGCCACGTGGGCGAGGGCGGCGGCCCATGCCGTAACCACCCACCGCCAAGCGTGGAGAGCAGCTCCTGCAGAATCGGCTGCAGTTGCAGAGGCCTCCCAACTGTTGAGAGAGATCCGAGCTCCAATGCAACAAATTCAGCTCCCAAAAAAATCTGACTTGAAAgtgaaaagctacacagatcctgtACAGTGTACAACAACAACGCAGTAGGTAATCTTCATGGCTAGCTCTGTATCGCGATTGAAAGCAAACATTCGGAGACACTTTATTTGTTGCCGAGACGGTCATTTGGTGAGCAGGATTCAATGCAATGCAATTTGTTTTGTGCCGGACGGCGGTGGGGGGCCGACCGCACGGCACAGTAGGGGGGATGGGAATGTGGTGGGAAGCGAGCAAGACGTGGGCTGGGCTACAGGGGGAGGAAAGTACAGCGGCCCTTTTTGCTGCTCCAGGCAGCAGGAGAAATGCAGGCaggtggtggtgttggtggtgggCAGGAGCACAAGAGCAGAGCAGAGAAAGGAGGCGATCACCGATCGACCCAACAACGCTCTGGCCGATCCTGCATTGTTGTTGCTATTTTGTTGCTTATGGCTTTTACTACTGCCTGCCTGCTAGCGAGTAATGAGTGCGACGATGCATCATCGGTTGCTTGGCGAAGCCAAGTCCCATGCCATGCTATGCGATGGACAGTTGGAACAAGAACAGCTGGAGACTGCAACAGACAGCAACAGTTTAGCTAAATTTTGCCCTATTTTCTTGCTAGGCTACCAAGATCAAGCAAGCCAAAGAAAACAATAACTAGTAGTAGCTGGCTCAGTTTGTTGGCCCGATCTACTCTGTTCCATAGCTTGAAACAAACAAAAAGACACACCGGAGCTGAGGGAGAAGAGAACTACAGCAGGAAAAATAACTACCCACCCGAGCAAGAGCATAGACAGACAGATGTCTCTCTTTTTCTTAACCCTTTTCTTTACCTTTTTGGCTTACTGCCTAAGCACCATCTTTCTTGCCAGCAATCACAAGCCCGAATCATCTATCTCCACTGGAACCAGCCAACCAACCGACCGAAAGGAAAAGCACGCCGGATTGCTTGCTTGCTTCGTCGCTCTGCTCTGCTTGCTTTCAGTGGCCTGGCCTTGCGGAGAGGAAGGGATCTGACACGGCGGAGACCTCCAGGTCCTCGAAGGGCGCCGGGAGGTTGAGATCAATGAGGCCCAGGCTTTTCATCGCGGCGGCGGGATGATCGGCGCCAGGCGCGGCCACGGCGGCGGCGCCTGGGCAGAGCTGGGACCGCTTGTGGCCCCCGAGGGCCTGGCCTGACGCGAACACGCGGAAGCAACAGGGGCACTCGTGCGGATGCGGCTTCGTGCCCTCCTCGCATTCCAGCAATGGCTGCAGGTGGGTGGAagcaggaggaggcggcggcgggttgAGCGGGGGCGCGCAGCAGCCGCCCCTGCCGCCGCGGACGTGGCTGGCGCGGTGCCCGCCCAGCGCCTGGTACGATCGGAACACCTTCTTGCACGCGGGGCACTGGAACCGCGTCCGCTTCTGCTCGGCCGCCCGGGGCTCGACCTCTCCGCCGCCGTCGCTTCCGTCGTCGGAGTCGGCGGCGCGGTAGGAGGACGGCTGCCACGCCGCCGCGGGCCAGGAGTCGCGGGAGAGCATCATGAGGGACAGCGCGACGTCCTCCTCCGGCGTGGCGGCGTCGGACACGGagctcaccggctccgcgtcgcgcGATCCGCCATGCACGCGCTTGGCGTCCGGCGACTGCGAGGGGTAGTCCGCCTCGCTCTCGCGATCTGAGAAGTCGGACTCGGCGAGGCGCACCCTCCGCTTGGGCTTGCCGCGGAGCACGTAGGCCTGGATGGGCATCATcctggcgtcggcggcggcgtcgtcgtcccCGGCCGcgacggaggtggaggcggaggaggCCGATGAGATCTGCGACCTGGCGACCTTGATGGAGTGGGAGCGCATGTGGCCGGcgagggcgcgggggctggcgaaGCGGCGGCAGCAGAGCTTGCATGTGTTCTTGGCCAtggcgagagagggagagagagaccgaGAGAGCTCCGCTGGGTGGAGAGATAGCTAAAAATACAAGCTTTTGGAGGAAGGAAACGGAGTGTGCGAGAGAGTAGGAGGGCCAGGAGGAGCCGCCTCCGTGGGGGTCGTCTGGGGAAGTTGGAATATGGCGGAACTGCCAAGCTTCCGCCTTTTATTCCATTCTTTTCCTTTTGCCCCCTCTCTTTTCTGGACGGCTCCCCGCATTCTCGACTTATTATGCCATCGGTATCTGCTCTGTAGTagaaatcatttttttttgccgagTTATTGTTCTGAATTAATGGTAGATTGTACTGTATATTAGCAGTACGAAAGAAATGTACTGAATCTAATGTCCTGCTGGCACACCGCGTGTGGTCCATGGCTCATTGTTTAGCATAGTTGCACTGCAAAGAATTACTTACTCTTTTGTAGCAAGAGGAATCAAGCCATTATTTGTTACCATACTTGAACGATTTTGCATAAGTTGTGCTTGATAACTTTCCATGTGAGACAGTATGTGCCTACTGTCAGCGCGAGAATACCGGGCATTATTACTCTATATATACTATGGAAGATGTCTATTACTATTAGCATCAGCACATGGCTGTCAATTCTTCCTTTTTATGGGACTTGCGCAATATGACCAATGCTTTCCTTGTGAGGCCGCAACCCGGGCCATATTCCCATCCATCCAAATCAAGGGTGACGATGCTCCCTTGCTTCCGTCCTCCACCTTGTAGACTTGCTCCGGTGGTGCAGGCGCTCGGGGAGTTGAGTAGGGTAGATAAAGGGCTGGGAATGGGGCGATGGGGACAAAGAGTTGGTGACAAGAAGGAGAGCAAACAGCAAAATGCATGCATTGGCATTGCAAGGTGGAGTGCGGCTCGGGGCATTGGTGATAAGTGGCAAATTAATCAGCGGTGGGGATCTAAATCCGTTGCTAATGGCACGCAAGGATCACTTACAGTGCACCACAGCTTCACAACTTTCCcattaattaaattattatttaTGATTACCCCGGAGCCGGAGGTGGTGGGAGCCAGAGATCTCGGTGTACGGTTCAGGCGACGATCAGCAAGCAGCACGTCCTAGTACTAAGCTGTCGCCGTATCAGACTCGCTCGAAACCCATGACACGTCCATCAGATCAATGTCCCGGCCGGTAACTCCTGCCCCCACGTTGAAAGCTGAAGCTACTTTTCGCCATCTCGTATGGAGGCATGGATCGAATCTCCCGTCGATTTCTACCACGGCGGTGCGTGTACTTCCCCCCTCGTAAAAAGTTACAAAATCCAGCAGCGTGCGGGCGAGAGAGCAGAGCATCTGTACGCTGTGCGACTAGCGAGAACGACGCGCCCGCCCGTCCGTCCGTGCCTGCCAACTAACCGCTTTGGAgatttctctcctcttctcttctccGGGTGGCTATTATTACGGGTCGGTTTAGTAGCACAGGGTGATTAACCCAACTAAAAACACCAGCAGTACCTATCCATC is a window of Triticum dicoccoides isolate Atlit2015 ecotype Zavitan chromosome 2B, WEW_v2.0, whole genome shotgun sequence DNA encoding:
- the LOC119368159 gene encoding zinc finger protein ZAT1-like, which translates into the protein MAKNTCKLCCRRFASPRALAGHMRSHSIKVARSQISSASSASTSVAAGDDDAAADARMMPIQAYVLRGKPKRRVRLAESDFSDRESEADYPSQSPDAKRVHGGSRDAEPVSSVSDAATPEEDVALSLMMLSRDSWPAAAWQPSSYRAADSDDGSDGGGEVEPRAAEQKRTRFQCPACKKVFRSYQALGGHRASHVRGGRGGCCAPPLNPPPPPPASTHLQPLLECEEGTKPHPHECPCCFRVFASGQALGGHKRSQLCPGAAAVAAPGADHPAAAMKSLGLIDLNLPAPFEDLEVSAVSDPFLSARPGH